caaAATGTCTGAGGAACAGAGAAAAGCGGTTGCTGCGATTATTATTGCTACAACTTTACTTCCGACAAACTTTTCCAAACCTAAGGTTACGCGTAGAATTTGGGTGAAGGAGTGGATGAAAAAACGAAAATCGATCTTATTGTTATTTTGCTCCATCTTTTATCTTCGATCGTATGTTTCATTTACTGTTTATTTCAGACAGACAAATTTCGAATACTTTGCTGATTCGATTTTTCTATTGTTCGGAGAACAATTGAGTCTTCTTACAACAAAAGAATTTcccttgcaatattttttaattcaaaccgtGTTTGAATTAAAAAGTCTTGACAAGTATTGAAAGCGATTGCGTAATGTTTTTTCGAACGTGTCTCAAAAGTTGGTTTCACATTATGTCAATTAATTGAGGCAATATTTTTCAATAGTTATCAATAATTTCCAATATATTGGATTCAATATATTTCTGTAATGTGAAACGGCCTTTAATTGTTGTCGGGAATCCACGCGAATTCTGCCAATAAAAGGCGCATCATGGCACATTGTTCCAACACAACACAGTCTGACGAAGCCATGGATCCAACGTTTACCTTTCGTATTGATGGTGAAAGAGGCATGGATAGGACTTTAAGAAGATCGCAAGTAACAGTAGAACGACTCGCAATGATATTTAAGGTAAAATAATCTGTCATCTAATGTGGCTTACACCCACTAACTGAACTTAACTTTCCTCTGACATACTCAAATTATGTTATAGCTTTAGGCGGATACAGTATACCTTACTGAAGATTTCGGTAGCTCTGAGTTTCCGAACGAGGACGGCACCTTCCAGTGTTTGTCACAGGCTGTCGAAGGAACACTTTACACAGTAGAGGGAGAAAGTATTGTAAATGCGCAGCATATAGATGCTCCATCCCCACAGTTTGGGATTTTTCGAACTCAAGCGAGAAGAAGCGCACCTGGGTAAAACATCTTTTTACATagtacacatttttttacataagaACAAACCATATAAAAACATAAGGCAttgaataacaatttaaaacaagttaagaacattttgagtTTTAAATGAGTTTctaattcttaaaaatattgttgaaataaTCAAGAGCTCTTTAAGTAATTATTCACTTTGTTGTTCTAAGAGGCGAacgtctaaaaaaaatttagcttttttttaatgaacCCTTTAATTGTGAGTTATCTGCAATAATTCTGAACATATTTTTGCCAAGCGATAAGTAATTCTCCTTTTAAAAGATTATTTCTTTATATGGTGATTTTGCCTTTTATAGCTTTCTGTTTTTACATGTAGCTACGCTTCTTCCACTACGACAACTTCGGCAACGAGAAAACGAAGTAACGCTTTACCGGAGACATTTTCGTTGAAGCTCATATTGGCGGAACCCAAGGGCgaaaaaataagtaattattTATGACTAATTATTTGTGAGATTTTTAACGCTAACAGTTGTAAAGCAAATTATATTGTCTTAAGCTGAGAATGATCATGTGAGAATGGTGTATGCACAAATCAACGAAGAGAACGCAAATGTGAGAAGCATAACTAGTGCCGCAATGAACATGTTCAACGATACAAATATAGTACTAGGACAATCAAATCTTCTGAAGTATGAAGATTCACCAGCAACAAGAGGTATAGTCTTACTTTctcaattttctttgataatttTTCTGAACTATTGTATTGTTTCTATTAAAGAAAAATCTTCTTTCAACAGGCgtgtcgttttggaaatgcaaTTCACGGAAAGTATTCTGCGTGTCAACAATCTTTGTACGCTCACACAGTACCTCCAACACTAATTACACAACTGCAACGCCACAGCCAGGTGACATATTGTGACTAAAACTCCTGGGGCTTTTTTATACTGCGACGTTtggatttaaaatgttttaactttaatttttagATGACATCTTAATCAAACTGGAAGAAATAAAGGCGTCTATGAAGTCCATGGTGGCTGTAGAGTGTCGCAGTGAAGATGTAGAAGCGTTGAAGAGATCATTACAAATGCACCGAATAAAAGCCCCTTTGGTTGATGCTTTCCAATGTCTCATTTGCAACGATTTGGCTACACCACCAATCAATTTATCGTCTTGCTGCAGGCAAATTCTTGGTTGTGCGAACTGCATTTTGCAATGGGCAGTAAACGAGGAGCGGTGCCCACACTGTCGTTCCAGTGATATGAACGCTTATACTGTAGAAAGTTTAAATTGTATTTTAGAAGTTCTTAGAAATATTATATTAGATaactaaaaaatatgttgtttttaCTTGATGTTTAAACTTGATAGGTAATAAAATACCTTATTGTATCTAAGAACAAGCGATATAAGAACATAATAGTTACTTCTTTATTGGTCGAAATgtgaaaaggagtttaatccatTCTTGACTTTACGTGGCTAAAAAcattatgcttataaaaaatgtaccttttcggtaaaaaaaagtcggcaaaaatagaaagtcggcaaaaaaaaattagtaacctagccaaaatttagtcactttttgtaAAGAACatagtaaaatattttaagttctAAACTGCGGAAATAAGATCGTCCTTAGGAATTCTAGAAGTTCAGCGCATCTAAAGGCCGTTTCACATTACAgcaatatatagaaaaatattgacagcaatatatttatgaataatgatatcaattgaaaattattgaattcattatattagaaaatatttcgaattattgcaaattgtctctttaaatgtctctttaaatgtccatttaaattttgttgtaattcaaAATGTCTGAGGAACAGAGAAAAGCGGTTGCTGCGATTATTATTGCTACAACTTTACTTCCGACAAACTTTTCCAAACCTAAGGTTACGCGTAGAATTTGGGTGAAGGAGTGGATGAAAAAACGAAAATCGATCGGTGTTTACGATAACTTAGTGCAAGAACTACGTTTGTATGACGAAGAGAGTTTCCGCAAATACCTGCGAATGAGCCCAGCAGCATCTTCTTTTGTACTTCACTCTCGCTACAATTTAGCTCGGCTGCAATCGCTACAAGTGccagttgttttttgtttttgtccatATA
This is a stretch of genomic DNA from Hydractinia symbiolongicarpus strain clone_291-10 chromosome 9, HSymV2.1, whole genome shotgun sequence. It encodes these proteins:
- the LOC130656804 gene encoding uncharacterized protein LOC130656804 yields the protein MVYAQINEENANVRSITSAAMNMFNDTNIVLGQSNLLKYEDSPATRGVSFWKCNSRKVFCVSTIFVRSHSTSNTNYTTATPQPDDILIKLEEIKASMKSMVAVECRSEDVEALKRSLQMHRIKAPLVDAFQCLICNDLATPPINLSSCCRQILGCANCILQWAVNEERCPHCRSSDMNAYTVESLNCILEVLRNIILDN